In Metopolophium dirhodum isolate CAU chromosome 7, ASM1992520v1, whole genome shotgun sequence, one genomic interval encodes:
- the LOC132949116 gene encoding uncharacterized protein LOC132949116, giving the protein MDIPKWVLDPFSNTETIDSAKLEEKLIEVTSNEELKLKFKEGYQVFWQQKQIPILYPGLWAVVHTFLITFPSSYLVERGFRLHTHYAVARNAASRPVQRGLRVLKQEHKDADSAARKNEAKRSRKLYKTNI; this is encoded by the exons atggACATACCCAAATGGGTTTTAGATCCATTTTCAAATACAGAAACCATAGATTCTGCAAAATTAGAAGAAAAATTGATAGAAGTAACTTCAAATgaggaattaaaattaaagttcaaGGAAGGTTACCAAGTATTCTGGCAACAAAAGCAGATACCTATACTTTATCCTGGATTGTGGGCTGTTGTACACACATTTTTGATCACATTTCCATCATCCTACTTGGTTGAACGTGGATTTAGGCTACATACGCACTATGCGGTTGCCCGCAATGCGGCCAGCCGTCCG GTACAACGTGGTTTGAGAGTGCTGAAACAGGAACATAAAGACGCTGACTCAGCTGCAAGAAAAAACGAAGCGAAAAGGAGCCGAAAGCTGTACAAaactaacatataa